In Colwellia sp. PAMC 20917, a single genomic region encodes these proteins:
- the fadD gene encoding long-chain-fatty-acid--CoA ligase FadD — MQQTQKIWLEKSYPPGVPFEIDADKYSSLSDMFNKYVDIYAERTAFINMGAEINYRDLEIQSKAFAAYLQNDLGLVKGDKFAIMVPNCLQYPIALFGALLAGLTVVNVNPLYTARELEHQLKDSGTKAMLIIENFASTLEKVIDNTSVEHVILTSLGDRLGTVKGALVNCVVKYVKKMVPAFKLSNTIRFNKVVSQGMLKTYQPVELCGEDLAFLQYTGGTTGVSKGAMLTHRNMIANLLQAKAAIKPLMEDGKELVVTALPLYHIFALTANCLTFLTLGGTNLLITNPRDMPGFVKELAKYPFTAITGVNTLFNGLLNTPGFKDLDFSTLKMSLGGGMAVQRSVGEAWERVTGTRLLEGYGLTECAPLVTLCPYDQKSYSGNIGLPASSTDIRIIKDDGSDAEIGEPGEMWVKGPQVMKGYYQREADTAEILKEGWLATGDVALMDDKGFFKIVDRKKDMIIVSGFNVYPNEIEEVVMMHEGVLEVAAIGIDNDATGEAVKIFVVLKDKTLTEKDLIKHCRANLTSYKVPKYVEFRDDLPKSNVGKILRRELR; from the coding sequence GTGCAACAAACGCAAAAGATTTGGCTTGAAAAAAGTTATCCACCCGGTGTCCCATTTGAAATCGATGCAGATAAGTACTCCTCGTTATCTGATATGTTCAATAAATATGTTGATATTTATGCTGAACGCACTGCCTTTATTAATATGGGCGCAGAAATCAATTACCGAGATCTAGAGATACAATCAAAAGCGTTTGCTGCTTATTTACAAAATGATTTAGGTTTAGTTAAGGGCGATAAGTTTGCCATTATGGTACCTAATTGTTTGCAGTATCCTATTGCATTGTTTGGAGCTTTACTTGCTGGTTTGACCGTGGTTAATGTTAACCCGCTATACACCGCCCGTGAACTCGAACATCAATTAAAAGATTCAGGCACTAAAGCAATGTTAATCATTGAAAACTTTGCTAGTACCTTAGAAAAAGTCATTGATAATACCTCGGTTGAGCATGTCATTCTTACTTCTTTAGGCGACCGACTGGGTACTGTAAAAGGTGCGCTAGTTAATTGTGTGGTCAAATATGTTAAAAAAATGGTACCAGCCTTTAAATTATCAAACACCATTAGATTTAATAAAGTTGTCTCTCAAGGGATGCTCAAAACTTACCAGCCAGTAGAACTTTGTGGTGAAGATCTTGCGTTCTTGCAATATACCGGTGGTACAACAGGTGTGTCAAAAGGGGCTATGCTGACCCATCGCAATATGATTGCGAACTTATTACAAGCAAAAGCCGCAATAAAACCTTTGATGGAAGACGGCAAAGAACTCGTGGTCACCGCATTACCGCTTTATCATATCTTCGCATTAACAGCTAACTGCCTGACCTTTTTAACGTTAGGTGGTACCAACTTATTGATCACCAACCCTCGTGATATGCCTGGTTTTGTAAAAGAGCTGGCTAAGTATCCTTTTACCGCAATTACTGGCGTTAACACTTTATTCAATGGCTTATTAAATACTCCTGGTTTTAAAGACCTTGATTTTAGTACGTTGAAAATGTCGCTTGGCGGCGGTATGGCAGTGCAGCGTTCTGTGGGTGAAGCATGGGAGCGTGTCACAGGCACACGTTTATTAGAGGGCTATGGCTTAACTGAGTGTGCACCTTTAGTAACATTATGTCCTTATGATCAAAAAAGCTATAGTGGCAATATTGGTTTACCGGCGTCATCAACAGATATACGCATCATTAAAGATGATGGTAGTGATGCTGAGATTGGTGAACCAGGCGAGATGTGGGTAAAAGGTCCACAAGTCATGAAAGGATATTATCAGCGCGAAGCGGACACGGCTGAAATTCTAAAAGAAGGTTGGCTGGCGACAGGCGATGTAGCTCTTATGGATGATAAAGGTTTCTTTAAAATTGTTGACCGTAAAAAAGATATGATTATCGTTTCAGGCTTCAATGTTTATCCTAATGAGATTGAAGAAGTGGTCATGATGCATGAAGGTGTATTAGAAGTCGCTGCTATTGGCATAGATAATGACGCAACAGGTGAAGCGGTCAAGATATTTGTTGTGCTTAAGGATAAAACATTAACGGAAAAAGATCTGATTAAACATTGTCGCGCCAACTTAACTAGTTATAAAGTGCCGAAGTATGTTGAGTTTCGAGATGACTTACCCAAAAGCAACGTAGGTAAAATTTTAAGAAGAGAATTACGATAA
- a CDS encoding YciK family oxidoreductase, which produces MFNYQITANSLANKIILVTGAGDGIGRQAALTYAELGATVILLGKTTAKLESVYDEIIAQGSAEPAIIPLDLKGATKQHYIDMTATIVNQFGKLDGALLNASMLGELTPYTQIHQQIWQDVMQVNVTAQHLMAQALIPALLLSDHASLVFTTSGVGNSGKAYWGAYSVSKFATEGLMQVIADEYENTTLRVNAINPGATRTNMRNTAYPAEHENDSAKPVDIMPAYVYLMTSDSLAVNGQRVNAQKAK; this is translated from the coding sequence ATGTTTAATTACCAAATAACAGCAAATTCTTTAGCCAATAAAATAATTTTAGTTACCGGCGCAGGCGATGGTATTGGTCGCCAAGCGGCATTAACCTACGCTGAATTAGGTGCTACGGTTATTTTATTAGGAAAAACAACCGCTAAATTAGAGTCAGTTTACGACGAAATCATCGCACAAGGTTCCGCTGAACCTGCCATTATCCCCCTTGATTTAAAGGGTGCGACCAAACAGCACTACATAGATATGACCGCGACCATTGTTAATCAATTTGGTAAACTTGATGGCGCGTTACTCAATGCCTCAATGCTAGGTGAATTAACACCTTACACGCAGATACATCAACAAATTTGGCAAGATGTAATGCAAGTTAATGTGACGGCTCAGCATCTAATGGCTCAGGCGTTAATCCCTGCATTACTGCTCAGTGATCATGCGTCATTGGTATTTACCACCTCTGGTGTTGGTAATAGTGGTAAAGCTTATTGGGGTGCGTACAGCGTTTCAAAGTTTGCGACAGAAGGGCTAATGCAAGTTATTGCTGACGAATACGAAAATACCACGTTACGTGTTAATGCGATAAACCCGGGCGCAACACGTACTAATATGCGTAACACTGCCTACCCAGCAGAACATGAAAATGATTCAGCAAAACCGGTAGATATAATGCCAGCCTATGTGTATTTAATGACGAGTGATAGTTTGGCTGTTAATGGCCAACGAGTTAACGCGCAAAAAGCAAAATAA
- a CDS encoding VolA/Pla-1 family phospholipase: MKKLVLSVAIASVLGLTACDDESIKDVQNEVVENGSAVTATARVKFNPSAGAAGLSIPNDLIFSGTVDGTLEIPVEDPTDGSDPFVAISALDGWSISQPFPLGIEFPAGTSLDASSASEPGSVRVFETIMGGNANDSDCTAVARGLACKVVGELVFMQDFVTQKSGDNVLFIPTQPLKAETTYVMVMTNNLRDNNGKAIAGSTTYELARQDIKTLPLGNASQLGLQAVINSYESAVVAAGVNSDTIVYTAAMTTQSTTRVLSTVKSLMAAGVPQMVANAQQGIPAIGVADTGISVANVLTGLIPESLIPLYSAANYIRGSITLPYYSAVPSAENPLAPVNDWWRARCDSGATLAGLAAANPAAIPADALDANDGFCMNFGLRDLSSSANPALATLDTERNLTKFNPIPATSAMMPIDVQMTTPDLAWANPVRASMGLPALEMPENGWPVAILVHGINSIKEEMLPITGILSAFGIATIAIDQPLHGSRGFDLDGDGTDEISTNEVSILHYINLGNMLTMRDNTRQSTADLLGLRLGMNFLGGADSDGNPIKIDSSKVHLLGHSLGGIYGMNAVGLANTELNPQIDGLFKIASTSLAMPGLMLANFGIDSPRFEGTVKSNLTLQLSPGFAAAVAATLPADYTQTELSAFYFAFYDGLSIEQKTTLNAGFAQFTFASQTVTESGDPIAYVQTLAATQTPTHLIEVVGDGADNLSDQTVTNRAPFTPMGGTEPAIALLGLQSVSETTEGSGAVRFVNGHHSSILDPRAYPASPDAALSARATQEMQSQVAIFFATMGQLIQVTDTAVVK, translated from the coding sequence ATGAAAAAGCTCGTACTTAGTGTTGCTATTGCCAGTGTTCTTGGACTAACGGCATGTGATGATGAATCAATTAAAGATGTTCAAAATGAAGTGGTTGAAAACGGCAGTGCCGTAACAGCAACCGCTCGTGTTAAATTTAATCCAAGTGCGGGTGCTGCCGGACTTTCTATTCCGAATGACTTGATTTTTTCTGGTACCGTTGACGGTACGTTAGAAATTCCTGTTGAAGATCCAACTGATGGTTCAGACCCTTTTGTAGCCATTAGTGCGCTAGACGGTTGGTCTATTTCTCAACCTTTTCCTCTTGGAATTGAATTCCCAGCAGGTACCTCTTTAGATGCCAGTAGTGCTTCTGAACCTGGATCGGTAAGAGTCTTCGAAACAATTATGGGTGGTAATGCGAATGACAGTGACTGTACTGCTGTAGCGCGTGGCCTTGCCTGTAAAGTTGTTGGTGAACTTGTGTTCATGCAAGATTTTGTTACGCAAAAGTCTGGCGATAATGTTTTATTTATTCCGACTCAGCCGCTTAAAGCAGAAACGACCTATGTTATGGTAATGACGAACAATCTTCGTGATAACAATGGTAAAGCTATTGCGGGTTCAACTACCTATGAATTAGCACGTCAAGATATAAAAACGTTACCTCTAGGTAATGCCTCACAACTAGGCTTGCAAGCTGTTATCAACAGTTACGAATCTGCTGTAGTAGCTGCTGGTGTTAATAGCGATACTATTGTTTATACCGCTGCAATGACAACACAATCAACGACGCGTGTGTTAAGCACGGTTAAGTCTTTGATGGCTGCGGGCGTACCTCAAATGGTTGCTAATGCTCAACAAGGAATTCCAGCAATTGGCGTAGCCGATACCGGTATTTCAGTGGCAAACGTATTAACGGGTTTAATTCCAGAAAGTTTGATCCCATTATATTCAGCAGCAAACTATATTCGTGGTTCAATTACACTTCCTTATTACTCAGCTGTACCTTCTGCCGAAAACCCATTAGCTCCTGTTAATGACTGGTGGCGAGCACGTTGTGATTCTGGCGCTACACTTGCTGGCTTAGCAGCAGCAAACCCAGCGGCGATCCCTGCTGATGCGTTAGATGCAAATGATGGTTTTTGTATGAATTTTGGTTTACGTGATTTAAGCTCAAGTGCAAATCCAGCATTAGCTACTCTTGATACTGAACGTAATTTAACTAAGTTTAATCCTATTCCAGCAACAAGCGCGATGATGCCAATAGATGTGCAAATGACTACCCCTGATTTAGCTTGGGCTAACCCAGTGCGTGCAAGTATGGGCTTACCGGCATTAGAAATGCCTGAAAATGGTTGGCCTGTAGCGATTTTAGTGCATGGTATTAATTCAATAAAAGAAGAAATGTTACCGATCACCGGTATATTATCGGCATTTGGTATCGCAACTATTGCGATTGATCAGCCGTTACATGGTAGCCGTGGTTTTGATTTAGACGGTGACGGTACTGATGAAATTAGTACCAATGAAGTGTCGATATTACACTATATTAACTTAGGTAATATGCTAACCATGCGTGATAATACTCGCCAAAGTACGGCTGATTTATTAGGTTTACGTTTAGGCATGAACTTTTTAGGTGGTGCTGACAGCGATGGTAACCCAATTAAAATTGATAGCAGTAAAGTACACCTTTTAGGTCATTCATTAGGTGGTATATATGGAATGAATGCTGTTGGTTTAGCTAATACCGAACTAAATCCACAAATTGATGGATTATTCAAAATTGCTAGTACTTCTTTAGCTATGCCAGGTTTAATGTTAGCTAACTTTGGTATAGATTCGCCAAGATTTGAAGGTACAGTTAAATCTAATTTAACCTTACAGTTGTCGCCTGGTTTTGCTGCAGCAGTTGCCGCAACATTACCTGCTGATTATACTCAAACCGAACTAAGTGCTTTCTATTTTGCTTTCTATGATGGTTTATCTATTGAGCAAAAAACAACACTAAATGCTGGTTTTGCGCAGTTTACTTTTGCATCACAAACGGTAACTGAATCAGGTGATCCTATAGCTTATGTTCAAACATTAGCAGCAACACAAACGCCTACTCATTTAATTGAAGTTGTTGGTGATGGTGCTGATAATCTTTCAGACCAAACAGTGACTAACAGAGCTCCGTTTACCCCTATGGGTGGCACTGAACCTGCAATCGCTTTATTGGGTCTGCAAAGTGTTAGTGAAACAACTGAAGGTTCTGGTGCAGTGAGATTTGTTAATGGACACCACAGTTCAATACTAGATCCCCGTGCCTACCCAGCTTCACCTGACGCTGCGTTAAGTGCTAGAGCAACACAAGAGATGCAATCGCAAGTAGCCATATTCTTTGCGACTATGGGACAATTAATTCAAGTAACAGACACAGCTGTTGTTAAGTAA
- the sohB gene encoding protease SohB: MEFLYEYGLFLAKAITLVIAIVAIVTVIASSAMKPAGKKGELELNDLSEEFIDVEEDIIHYLLSKEELKEKDKKDKKAAKEKAKADKKAAKLSADNEGSIVKAEARIFVVDFNGSIDAREVSALREEISAILTVATPEDEVFLRLESGGGMVHGYGLAASQLDRLRQHNIPLTASVDKVAASGGYMMACVANHIISAPFAIVGSIGVIAQVPNFHKLLKKNDIDYEQFTAGEFKRTVTMFGENTDKGREKFSEELEETHVLFKDFVRERRPSLDIDKVATGEHWFGSTAKELGLVDEIQTSDDFLQSRSKSHKIIALRYVMKKTLAEKFSKAASMSVDSIFSKLWQNNRIFPS, encoded by the coding sequence TTGGAATTTTTGTATGAGTACGGGTTGTTTTTAGCGAAAGCGATCACCTTAGTTATTGCGATTGTCGCAATTGTCACGGTTATTGCTTCTTCAGCAATGAAACCCGCCGGTAAAAAAGGTGAGTTAGAGCTTAACGACTTATCTGAAGAGTTTATCGATGTTGAAGAAGATATTATTCATTACCTCTTATCTAAAGAAGAATTAAAAGAAAAAGATAAGAAAGATAAGAAAGCAGCGAAAGAAAAAGCTAAAGCCGATAAGAAAGCAGCAAAATTATCAGCCGATAATGAAGGTTCCATAGTTAAAGCTGAAGCTAGGATTTTTGTTGTTGATTTTAATGGCAGCATTGACGCACGAGAAGTGAGTGCACTACGTGAAGAGATATCAGCAATACTAACGGTTGCAACCCCTGAAGATGAAGTGTTTTTACGTTTAGAAAGCGGTGGTGGCATGGTTCACGGTTATGGCCTAGCAGCTTCACAACTTGACAGACTTCGTCAGCATAATATCCCGTTAACTGCATCAGTTGATAAGGTTGCGGCAAGTGGTGGCTATATGATGGCATGTGTTGCCAATCATATTATCTCTGCACCGTTTGCAATTGTTGGCTCAATCGGTGTTATTGCGCAAGTCCCTAACTTTCATAAACTGCTCAAGAAAAACGATATTGACTACGAACAATTTACTGCCGGCGAGTTCAAACGTACAGTGACTATGTTTGGTGAAAACACTGATAAAGGTCGTGAAAAGTTTTCTGAAGAGTTAGAAGAAACACATGTGCTATTTAAAGACTTTGTTCGCGAACGTCGTCCAAGTTTAGATATTGATAAAGTCGCAACCGGTGAACATTGGTTTGGCAGTACCGCGAAAGAGCTTGGTTTAGTTGATGAAATTCAAACCAGTGATGATTTCCTTCAGTCTCGTAGTAAGTCGCACAAAATTATTGCTTTAAGATACGTAATGAAAAAAACCTTAGCGGAAAAGTTTTCAAAAGCTGCATCAATGTCTGTTGATTCTATCTTTAGTAAACTTTGGCAAAATAATCGTATATTTCCAAGTTAA
- a CDS encoding transcriptional regulator GcvA gives MSNRLPPLNALRAFEASARQLSFTRAAEELFVTQAAISHQIKSLEDFLGIKLFMRKNRALLLSEEGQAYYLDIKDVFNAINEATERLFARGEKGAITVSTQPSFAIQWLVPRLNAFYALHPDIDVRIKAVDQPENSLTGDVDVAIYFGRGHWADIDAEQLQKEYLIPVCSPLLLQGKKPLDKVEDLINHTLLHDTSRRDWKRWFKQVNVKATNVNHGPIFSHSAMVVQAAMHGQGVALAHSFLAKPDIDAGRLICPFEDVLESKNAYYVVCRDRQVDLGKIAAFREWVLDTVAQDQEKLNDQ, from the coding sequence TTGTCTAACAGGCTCCCGCCACTAAACGCTTTAAGAGCATTCGAGGCATCAGCAAGACAGTTGAGTTTTACTCGCGCTGCTGAAGAATTATTCGTCACTCAGGCGGCAATCAGTCATCAAATAAAATCGCTTGAAGATTTTTTAGGCATAAAGTTATTTATGCGTAAAAATCGTGCTTTGTTGCTTTCGGAAGAAGGACAAGCCTACTACCTTGATATTAAAGATGTCTTTAATGCCATTAACGAAGCAACTGAACGATTGTTTGCCCGTGGTGAGAAAGGAGCGATAACCGTTAGCACACAACCAAGCTTTGCTATTCAGTGGTTGGTGCCAAGATTAAATGCTTTTTATGCTTTACATCCTGATATTGATGTTCGCATTAAAGCGGTAGATCAACCTGAGAATTCATTGACGGGTGATGTTGATGTAGCGATATATTTTGGCCGCGGTCATTGGGCTGACATTGATGCAGAACAATTACAAAAAGAATACCTTATTCCTGTTTGTTCACCTTTATTGTTGCAAGGTAAAAAGCCACTCGATAAAGTCGAAGATTTGATCAACCATACTTTATTGCATGATACTTCTCGCCGTGACTGGAAACGATGGTTCAAACAAGTAAACGTTAAAGCAACCAACGTCAATCATGGACCCATATTCAGTCATTCCGCTATGGTTGTTCAGGCGGCAATGCATGGGCAAGGTGTCGCCTTAGCGCATAGTTTCCTGGCGAAACCTGATATTGATGCCGGTAGGCTTATATGTCCCTTTGAAGATGTTTTAGAAAGTAAAAATGCCTACTACGTCGTGTGTCGAGACCGGCAAGTTGATTTAGGTAAAATTGCAGCATTTCGTGAATGGGTGCTTGATACGGTTGCCCAAGACCAAGAAAAATTAAATGACCAATAA
- a CDS encoding alpha/beta family hydrolase has product MTNKMINLTPDISTIISTVAKPKALVVFAHGAGADKSHEFMEQVSLALNQKNINVLRFNFSYMDVRLAQGNRRPPDRMPKLLECFSTVIDGLESDLPLFIAGKSMGGRVAATLAGDKIAKFLGVMCLGYPFHPQKKPEKLRLAPLQETQMPILILQGTRDALGSQEEIAQYEFSERCHCIFFTDGDHNLKPRIKSGFTHAQHIQSAVNEMVKFIDEHKPDET; this is encoded by the coding sequence ATGACCAATAAGATGATTAATCTCACTCCAGATATTTCAACTATTATCAGTACCGTAGCAAAGCCTAAAGCTTTGGTTGTTTTTGCTCATGGTGCGGGTGCCGATAAAAGTCATGAATTTATGGAACAAGTCAGTCTGGCTTTAAACCAAAAAAATATCAATGTATTGAGATTTAACTTTTCGTATATGGATGTTCGCTTGGCGCAAGGTAATCGTAGACCACCCGATAGAATGCCAAAATTACTGGAATGTTTTTCCACCGTTATTGATGGGTTAGAAAGTGATTTACCCCTTTTTATCGCCGGGAAATCAATGGGTGGACGTGTCGCTGCGACATTGGCTGGAGATAAAATAGCTAAGTTTTTAGGGGTAATGTGCTTAGGTTACCCGTTTCATCCACAAAAAAAACCTGAAAAATTAAGGTTGGCACCTTTGCAAGAAACACAAATGCCTATATTAATTTTACAGGGCACTCGAGATGCTTTAGGTAGCCAAGAAGAAATTGCACAATATGAATTTTCAGAGCGTTGCCACTGTATATTTTTTACTGATGGTGATCATAATTTGAAACCACGAATAAAGTCAGGTTTTACCCACGCTCAACACATACAATCGGCGGTTAATGAAATGGTGAAATTTATTGATGAGCATAAACCAGATGAAACATAG
- a CDS encoding DUF423 domain-containing protein — MSINQMKHSCVYRNYLTAIMIFIGISGCFSVLFGAWFAHAGANLPNEVQSRLANALQYQFFHTIALLTVAIWLQVLMSKRHGAKVINLLYLSASFFIAGILFFSGVLYIKTFFDFTVIGKIVPFGGISFALGWLCISWAGINSTLCTLNTDQDRL; from the coding sequence ATGAGCATAAACCAGATGAAACATAGTTGTGTTTATAGAAATTACTTGACCGCCATTATGATATTTATTGGTATCAGTGGCTGTTTTTCTGTATTATTCGGCGCTTGGTTTGCTCATGCTGGGGCAAATTTGCCAAATGAAGTACAATCACGCCTTGCCAATGCATTGCAATATCAATTTTTTCATACTATAGCACTACTTACCGTGGCCATTTGGTTACAAGTTCTAATGAGTAAGCGTCATGGCGCTAAAGTAATTAATCTTTTATATTTATCAGCAAGCTTTTTTATAGCCGGGATTTTATTTTTTAGTGGTGTTTTGTATATAAAAACATTTTTTGATTTTACTGTTATTGGAAAAATAGTTCCCTTTGGTGGTATATCATTTGCGCTGGGTTGGTTGTGTATCAGCTGGGCGGGAATTAATAGTACTCTGTGTACTTTAAACACAGACCAAGATCGTTTGTAG
- the rlmM gene encoding 23S rRNA (cytidine(2498)-2'-O)-methyltransferase RlmM produces the protein MTSIILYCRPGFEKECGAEIQEKAAWNEVFGYLQLTKNEGLVYFHLNNPQDGEVLMEKIPLRRLIFARDWFVTVTDKIDLPDYNRVEAITEVLGTEWQYADLRMEMLDTNEGKELSKFCRKLSVPLRQALRKNKILMEKGDNDGAILHGLFLSGKEAIFGFSLADNSSVYTMGIPRLKFPSASPSRSTLKLDEAFLHFVPRDEWDERLTSGLKAVDLGAAPGGWTYQLVRRGMMVTAIDNGAMAESLMDTGQVKHRMMDGFKYVPMKQNVHWLVCDMIEKPQRVAKLMAEWLLKGYCKEAIFNLKLPMKGRYQEVTNDLQILKDAFSEHKVKYELYAKHLYYDREEITVHARLLSPPPMKEE, from the coding sequence ATGACCTCTATTATATTATATTGTCGCCCAGGCTTTGAAAAAGAGTGTGGTGCAGAAATCCAAGAAAAAGCCGCGTGGAATGAAGTGTTTGGCTATTTACAGCTCACTAAAAACGAAGGTTTAGTCTATTTTCATTTAAACAATCCTCAAGACGGTGAAGTTTTAATGGAAAAAATCCCATTGCGCCGTCTGATATTCGCTCGTGATTGGTTTGTTACCGTAACAGATAAAATTGATTTACCTGATTACAATCGTGTTGAAGCTATTACCGAAGTTTTAGGTACCGAATGGCAATATGCTGATTTACGGATGGAAATGCTCGACACAAACGAAGGTAAAGAACTTTCAAAATTCTGTCGTAAGCTGTCTGTACCGCTTCGCCAGGCATTACGTAAGAATAAAATTCTTATGGAAAAAGGTGATAACGATGGCGCTATCTTACATGGTCTTTTTCTAAGTGGTAAAGAAGCTATTTTTGGTTTTTCATTAGCCGATAATAGCTCTGTTTATACTATGGGTATTCCAAGGTTGAAGTTTCCAAGCGCTTCACCGAGCCGTTCAACATTAAAATTAGATGAAGCTTTTCTACACTTTGTACCTCGCGATGAGTGGGACGAACGTTTAACATCAGGTCTTAAAGCCGTTGATTTAGGCGCTGCTCCTGGTGGTTGGACATATCAATTAGTACGTCGTGGTATGATGGTGACAGCTATTGATAATGGCGCTATGGCTGAGTCATTAATGGATACAGGGCAAGTTAAGCATCGTATGATGGACGGTTTTAAATATGTACCGATGAAGCAAAATGTTCATTGGTTAGTATGTGACATGATCGAAAAACCTCAGCGCGTTGCTAAGCTAATGGCTGAGTGGTTATTAAAAGGTTACTGTAAAGAAGCTATATTTAATTTAAAGTTGCCAATGAAAGGCCGTTATCAGGAAGTCACTAACGACTTACAAATACTTAAAGATGCTTTTAGTGAGCATAAAGTGAAGTATGAACTCTACGCTAAGCATCTTTATTATGACCGTGAAGAAATAACTGTTCATGCAAGATTATTATCTCCACCGCCAATGAAAGAAGAATAG
- a CDS encoding isocitrate dehydrogenase, protein MATQTITVIPGDGIGPDIIDATIKILDKAGCDFAYEYADAGLTALENHGDLIPESTLALIQKNKIALKGPLTTPVGEGFTSINVTLRKHFQLYANVRPVISFKGTKARYEDINIITVRENTEGMYSGLGQILSDDGEVAEAKSLITREGAERILTFAYETAIKEGRKKVTAVHKANILKSTSGLFLKVAREVAARYPQIESTEMIVDNCCMQLVMNPEQFDVIVTTNLFGDILSDLCAGLVGGLGMAPGANIGGDCAIFEAVHGSAPDIAGKNLANPTSVILAAIQMLEYLNMGDKASKIRNAITDVIATGDRTTRDLGGTHGTTDFTQAVLERL, encoded by the coding sequence ATGGCTACACAAACCATAACAGTGATCCCCGGCGATGGCATTGGTCCCGATATTATCGATGCTACAATTAAAATACTAGACAAAGCCGGATGTGATTTTGCATATGAATATGCTGACGCCGGTCTTACTGCTCTTGAAAATCATGGTGACTTGATCCCAGAAAGTACCTTAGCGCTTATTCAAAAAAATAAAATCGCCCTTAAAGGTCCACTTACCACGCCAGTTGGCGAAGGCTTTACTTCGATCAATGTTACTTTGCGTAAGCATTTCCAACTCTACGCAAATGTTCGTCCTGTAATATCGTTTAAAGGCACTAAAGCCCGCTACGAAGACATAAACATCATAACGGTACGTGAAAACACCGAAGGTATGTATTCAGGCTTAGGACAAATATTGTCTGATGATGGCGAAGTTGCTGAAGCAAAAAGTTTAATTACCCGTGAAGGTGCTGAACGCATTCTTACTTTTGCCTATGAAACGGCTATCAAAGAAGGTAGAAAAAAAGTAACAGCTGTTCATAAAGCGAATATTTTAAAATCAACTTCTGGCTTGTTTTTAAAAGTTGCACGTGAGGTTGCTGCCCGCTATCCACAAATAGAATCGACAGAAATGATCGTTGATAATTGTTGTATGCAATTAGTGATGAACCCAGAGCAATTCGATGTCATTGTCACAACCAACTTATTTGGTGATATTTTATCTGACTTGTGTGCAGGATTAGTTGGTGGCTTAGGTATGGCTCCTGGCGCTAACATTGGTGGCGACTGCGCTATTTTTGAAGCCGTGCATGGTAGTGCACCAGATATTGCAGGCAAAAACTTAGCTAACCCTACCTCAGTGATATTAGCCGCTATTCAAATGCTTGAATATTTAAACATGGGTGATAAAGCCAGTAAGATCCGTAATGCAATTACAGATGTTATTGCTACAGGTGATAGAACGACTCGCGATTTAGGCGGCACTCACGGCACCACTGATTTTACCCAAGCGGTATTAGAACGCTTATAA
- a CDS encoding DUF3192 domain-containing protein, with translation MNKKVISRILIALAIYGVFVALVVNFYDDSPSDMEWGDRESYNKQYIGKLTLEKFNFDQAIEELGSPDITEAKKVNENSFQVTFYRTQHVKSDGFTTQDECTALLFKNGSLIAIGNTAYEQFQQL, from the coding sequence ATGAATAAGAAAGTCATCTCTCGTATCTTAATCGCATTAGCCATTTACGGTGTTTTTGTTGCCCTAGTGGTAAACTTTTATGATGACAGTCCATCTGATATGGAATGGGGTGATCGCGAATCATATAACAAGCAATACATAGGTAAATTAACCTTAGAAAAGTTTAATTTCGACCAAGCGATAGAAGAATTAGGCAGCCCAGATATAACAGAGGCGAAAAAAGTTAATGAAAACAGTTTTCAAGTGACATTTTATCGTACTCAACACGTTAAATCGGATGGATTTACTACCCAAGACGAATGTACCGCACTTTTATTTAAAAATGGCTCACTTATCGCTATTGGCAACACAGCTTACGAACAGTTTCAGCAACTATAA